A single genomic interval of Plodia interpunctella isolate USDA-ARS_2022_Savannah chromosome 14, ilPloInte3.2, whole genome shotgun sequence harbors:
- the LOC128675297 gene encoding mitochondrial 2-oxoglutarate/malate carrier protein-like, with translation MSWCDPNGEKPFINIDGVIAGIVATCVTHPLDVLKLRLQVAPCPCTTRQMATQIKICEGLRGFYCGLSSGLLRQVTYTATRLSIFDMLCRKYVRENYKRPTGRDKMWLGIYAGLCGGFVGNPSEVVLVRRVIEGCQPPPSRCYCCRCPCTYYGTLDALRKIVCADGFVGLFRGTTLTLLRSMVLSSVYVGTCRPMKDFVKQQTGVRDPFTLCVSSAVAMSFVASILTSPIDVVKTFHQAPRWDCYKQREILQCLIRYRGFSSLWRGFAPYFTRMAIHTIVTFMVLESLTKDVIK, from the exons AATTGTGGCCACTTGTGTCACGCATCCATTGGATGTGCTCAAACTCCGTCTTCAAGTCGCGCCGTGCCCCTGCACCACGCGCCAAATGGCTACTCAAATTAAGATATGCGAGGGTTTGCGCGGATTCTACTGTGGGCTAAGTTCTGGCCTCCTGAGACAGGTCACTTATACAGCCACCAGGCTGTCCATATTTGATATGCTGTGTCGTAAATATGTTAG GGAAAATTACAAGCGGCCAACAGGCAGAGACAAAATGTGGCTGGGTATATACGCCGGCCTGTGTGGCGGGTTTGTGGGCAACCCTAGCGAGGTGGTGCTGGTGAGGCGGGTCATCGAGGGGTGCCAGCCCCCGCCCTCACGGTGCTACTGCTGTCGGTGTCCATGTACTTATTATGGGACACTTGATGCACTTCGGAA aATTGTATGCGCAGACGGATTTGTTGGGCTGTTTCGTGGAACCACGCTTACGCTATTAAGATCTATGGTGCTTAGCTCTGTCTATGTTGGGACCTGCCGACCG ATGAAGGATTTCGTGAAACAGCAAACAGGAGTGAGGGACCCGTTTACCCTGTGTGTGTCCTCAGCGGTAGCAATGAGCTTCGTCGCGTCCATCTTGACAAGCCCCATAGATGTCGtcaaaacatt tCATCAAGCACCAAGATGGGATTGTTATAAACAGAGGGAGATTTTACAATGTCTAATCCGTTACAGAGGATTTTCCTCACTTTGGAGAGGATTCGCGCCATATTTTACAAGAATGGCGATTCACACCATAGTGACGTTTATGGTTTTGGAGAGTCTGACAAAGGACGTAATCAAATAG
- the LOC128675498 gene encoding mitochondrial 2-oxoglutarate/malate carrier protein-like isoform X2, whose amino-acid sequence MAPKAKECPRPISDGVLAGMVATVVTHPLDVLKVRLQVSPARCTTLHLAILLVKYEGFRGLSCGLTAGLLRQATYTATRLSVYDMLYRNYMRDNARGPSRTDKLWFGIYSGLCGGLVGNPSELVLVRRIVEGCQRTPPPGVTCCRCPCSYFGTIDAFKKIICVDGFSGLLRGATLTLLRSVVLSTVYVGGYDRIIDYVKCQTKEKDPFIVRVSAAIAMSFIAAVLSSPIDVVKTFYQASRCDDETYKETLQYIIRCRGYRALWKGFAPYFTRMAIHTIVAFIVLDRLADNAVK is encoded by the exons ATGGCGCCAAAAGCTAAAGAATGTCCTAGACCAATTAGTGATGGAGTACTTGCCGG gATGGTTGCAACTGTAGTCACCCATCCGTTAGACGTGTTAAAAGTCCGTCTGCAAGTGTCTCCCGCGCGCTGTACCACGCTCCACCTCGCTATTCTACTGGTCAAATACGAGGGTTTCCGCGGCCTCTCTTGCGGTCTCACTGCAGGGCTCCTGAGGCAGGCCACGTATACCGCCACCCGGCTGTCTGTTTATGATATGCTGTATCGTAATTATATGAG GGACAATGCCAGGGGCCCATCAAGAACAGATAAACTCTGGTTTGGTATATATTCCGGCTTGTGCGGGGGGCTGGTGGGCAACCCTAGCGAGCTGGTGTTAGTTCGTCGGATCGTCGAGGGTTGCCAACGCACGCCTCCACCAGGCGTCACCTGCTGCCGCTGCCCATGCAGTTACTTTGGAACCATTGACGCCTTTAAAAA AATAATTTGCGTGGACGGATTCAGTGGATTGTTGCGCGGAGCGACCCTCACACTTCTAAGATCTGTGGTCCTCAGTACCGTTTATGTCGGGGGCTATGATCGG ATTATTGATTACGTGAAATgtcaaacaaaagaaaaagacCCGTTTATCGTGCGCGTGAGCGCTGCGATTGCTATGAGCTTCATCGCCGCAGTTTTGTCCAGCCCCATTGATGTTGTCAAAACATT ttaccAAGCATCAAGATGTGATGATGAAACATACAAAGaaacattacaatatataatccGCTGCAGAGGATATCGTGCACTTTGGAAGGGATTCGCACCATATTTTACAAGAATGGCGATTCATACCATTGTGGCATTTATAGTTTTGGACAGATTGGCTGATAACGCAGTTAAATAA